The Lytechinus variegatus isolate NC3 chromosome 1, Lvar_3.0, whole genome shotgun sequence nucleotide sequence aaattattagcgccaccaacgggcttccttgtatttccgtggaagagacaagcgaagtcactttcgaggccgaggtaagcaaaatgtgctttttttatcggattattattttattattcttttacattcaacaaactcttgctacttaccggcaagagccccggtgcgtagcgagaaggagcttcggcaaatattacttcagcaatgaagcgatgtttgccgactacttcgaaatccagggtcaaacacggtctattgtacgaggttagtacatactaacctcgtacaatgtgtgagtgacAACAACTGGGCCACTAATACGGTACATAACTTAATCGCATGCTTAAATTAGGGCCTAGGTAGGTGTAGGTCGAATTCGCCaaagtaaaattgaaaataaaaaaaataaaagcttgTTTGACTATGAGCTGGCAACTGTCTgcttcgaggagtttttaaacattatttttttaaaatttctcctTGTACATAGACGGCTCTGGAACACGAACGTGCACCCgccatttgaagaaaaagagaaaaatccaacaagcataactctgagaatttcatcaaaatcggatgtaaaataagaaagttacatgaCATATTTAAGTtatgcttaatttcacaaatcagttattctggtcggtatgcaaataagggaactgatgacatcactatttcttttgtattttattatatgaaatattcaaattttcttctcattttcctatgcaacaaatttttattcctccctgaacatgtggtattaccattgttgtaacattttatggttcaattaagttggtccttaatgcCTAATTGGTAAAAGATGAAATGCtatatgattcaaacaatagaaaacaaaagaaatagtttgtGATGGACATCaatgactctctcatttgcatgtcactgagttgtgaatagacgttttttttttaaataagtgaaactttcttattttacattcaatttcgatgattttgttttctctttgattcaaatcaacatttttctgaggtggacttgacctttaactgtgAAAGTGTCAGGTGACCGATGGTTGATTGGTCAGTTGTTTAAAAGAAAttgattattatgatttatgaaatgatttattgaaaaagCTGAATGTATAATTGATCACATTAATTAAGTTGATTTACTGATATATCGTTGATTATAGGTAAAGGTCCTCTCTTGACTATATGTATTAACAATCAGTCTCAATCTAAGCAGGAGGGGATGGGggcaactgtaagtcacttttcaaccaaacttggattgtAGATGTACTTAAGGGGACCTGCATaatatgctgcagtcagaggtcacatggtaaggtcaaaggtcattttggtgtCAACAttaaaagtttacatgcaagactctcttatgactcGGCAACCGAAAGTCACTTTACAACCAAaattggatggtagatgtacatgtactaaggggacctgcatgttatgctgcagtcgcaggtcacatggtaaggtcaacgttaaagtttacgtgcaacaCTCTCTTCTggcacataactccacaactgtaagtcacttttcaaccaaacttggatggtagatgtagttagcggacctgcatgttatgctgcagtcggagttCACATGGTGAGGTCAAAGGTAGGTAACATGGTATAAGGTCAGTGAtcgttttcaggtcaacattaaagttcacatggtaaggtcaaaggtcattttcaggtcaacattaaagtttacgtgcaagactctcttataaCACATGaatccgcaaccgtaagtcacttttcaagcaaacttggatggtagatggacttaggggacctgcatatGATGCTGCAGTCGGAAGTAACAtggtaaggttaaaggtcattgtTATGACATAattccacaaccgtaagtcacttttgaACCAATTAACTTGGGTTGGAACTGTACTGATGAGACCTGCATGTCATTGTGTttagaggtcacatggtaaggtcaaagaacattttgaagtcaacattaaagtttacgcgcaagactcttatgacaaatgttattccatcccagttattttacaatgaacttatGATAccattctgttgcatgccctcgcaaatcacaatatttctggttactATCACAAGTGGGCAAGACACAACATTATGCCTTGTTGTTTGTTTTGTCCTCAAGTTGTGCCAAAGAACCTGAACCCTGTGTTTGGAGTTTTCATTTTGGGCCCTCCCTCTCAGCCGTATGACTTAAATGTACAGTTTTCTTTTAGTTTAGATCTTGtatgctgtacatgtatatttatttgttaCATTTCCCTTTTGCTGGTGCAGGGTGCAGCTTGTCCTCATACTTTTGATCAGAAGCTTCAGTCATGGGTGcttttcaaagtcttttcaaAAACCTATTTGGGAAGAAGGAGATGAGGATATTGATGGTTGGCCTGGATGCTGCTGGTAAAACAACAATTCTATATAAACTCAAACTAGGTGAAATTGTCACAACCATTCCAACTATTGGTGAGTACTACCCATCGTAAAGCTTTCATCAGACTTGGTTTGGTTTGATCTTTAAGTCATGCCAGGAGGTCCCCCCACATTTTTGTGTTAAATCTGAATTAAGATGAAAAGCTCTCCCTGCAACATGATATTTTCCATCAAATTGCCTGCCCGATTTTGAGTGCATATTTGTGATGCCTGGGTATATGGTTATGAGGTTAACAGTTACGCTTAACTTTGTACTTGCACAATGGAccattatttgaaaaatgtgGACAAATCCATTACATATTGAGTTTTGAGatgaaaaattatgtataattACCCTTGTTAGTGTTTAGTAGATGCATGATCAAAGAAAAGCTGGTAAATAAAAATGGGTCAAAAAACGTTTGAAAAATCACAACAtgttgaattacaaaaaatatattagaatatGATTTAGAAGCCACAGTCTATTGGAAACAGCATTCAGTGATTAAGAGCAACAACATCATCAAGTAAAGAGAAAAGCTAAATGTTTATAAATGAATTTGAGTTACTACGTTTAATTTCACAGTGTACTAAGGCCCCCTATCTTCTATGCATCAAAAGCCCAGTCTACAATGTATTTTGGATTATATGCATGTTTTTATGCATGAGGGATATGTGGGCATTCAGGTAAATCAAACTATAAGTGAACTCATTGATTATCATTTGCTATGAAAATCAACATGCATGTTGCCTGTGATATGAATCAACATGCATGTTGCCTGTGATATGGTCTCCAAGACTTTGTATTatgatattttgcatgaaacaaaatacatgtattatattttatagTGCACTATATGTAATAGTTtacatggtacatgtacattacatctGATATTAGATAGGAAGGGGCTACCCTTTTCTGTCTcacctgtctgtctgtctcatTCTATTAGTGTCTCTATCCATtcctctctttctgtctctttctctccttgCACTGATAAGTGTATTCTGTCCAAGTTTCTAAAGTGGTACTGTATACTGACCTCTTGTTTTGATTGAAATAGACTTTGAATGTTTAATATTGTTTCATCTAGGTTTCAATGTGGAGACTGTGGAGTATAAGAACATCAGCTTTACAGTGTGGGATGTCGGCGGTCAGGATAAGATCAGACCATTATGGCGTCACTACTTCCAAAATACACaaggtaaaaaataaaattgatttgctCTGCATATTTTGCTGTATAGCCCATAAAGCTCATGTATACTTCTAGAAACCTATCAAAGTACTTTATAGATATTTGAGAGGTTGTAGTTTTCCGATTTTGAGTGTCAGTTTGTTCTCTGGTCATTGTTCAATACAGTCAAATCCTAGAGCTGTTTTGGGTATTTTTGTGTCGTTGACTTGAAAATAGGATCTGGTTCAATGCTGTGTTTATTGTAATAAGAACTGCTAATCTGCAATATGGCACTTTTGTTGTTAACTTAGAATTTTTGATATACCAGTACTTAAGacaatacataatacataagCTTTATTTGTTCACTTTGATAACTGATTTGCTCTTTAATATACACCACTAAAGAAAGTTTGGGTGGGTTGGCACACACTACACTTAAttcttctatatttttttaaggtctCATATTTGTAATAGATAGCAATGACAGAGAAAGAATGGTTGAAGCAAAAGATGAACTCCATAGAATGCTTAATGAAGATGAACTACGAGATGCAGTCCTCTTAGTATTCGCGAACAAACAGGTCAGTTCAAAATGATAATGCTAAATTGCTAAAACCCCATTCCATTGATCCCTGAAATACTGCTGAAAGATCTCTGAGAGACCATGAATCTTGcttgatctttcagaattctttccatggactttgcctggtctttcaatgatctcatGAGTCTAACGGTGATCTCCACAAAAATCATGAGAGACTGTCGAAAGATCATGGAAAGACTAATGAAAACTTTGGAGGTTATTCGaagaccggtgtgttggctcagttggtagagcgtccgtctcacaaccgggaggtcgggggttcaaaccccggccgcgtcagaccaaaagacgttaaaagatgggagttgctgctaccccgtttggcgttcaacaattaaagggatagagcctcgtcgatctggcgctgcacggtggctgccgggcccacgatcaattgggcaaagcaaattttctgagtatttaatttcatgtctatttcgaacaataaattttGGACCTTCATTGAAAgatcaatttcctgtaagaccgctgaaagtctggtttgaaccgtttcaaaaagttttggaacTCATGGAGACcatgaagaccactgaaagatccaccaggaatcgtgaaagacaCCGGAGATCTTTGGAAGTTTCatggtcttacagcagtcttcagaggtcttgctctctgtggaatgggggttttaATAGTCTTATTGATCTCTCAGCCCTCTTCAAGGTCCTAATGTGATTTTGAGTCTTATATGTAgatttttcaggattttttcaTTGCTATTCCACAGAGACCATAAAattcagtgatcttggagactgccGAAAGCCCTTGCCAATTTTCAGCATGTCACTGATCTTCAGCGGTCTCCATTCTGTGGATAGGGGCATTCAATAATGTAATATGCATGTTGTTCTTTTTGCAAATACATGCCATGTATGTCTGCTCCGGTATTCAGCAATATATTCTGGGTGTAGTACTGAGGAAGGAAACTTGTTCATACAAAGGTAACGCGTGGTTGTACAGAGTATAGGCCTCCTTTGGTCTGTGAAGGCCATAGTTATATTAATCCTAGTACAACTTGCATTTCTATATATGCTACTGGTAAACTAGAGTAACATTTTTTAGATTGCATTCATTCCCAAACATGGTCACTTCTGTATTTccccctgattttttttctctcctcagTTCAGCTGTCAAATTGCAGTATCATAGCATGGTAATATTTCTTGGATTTAAGCTTCTGAAAATAGATCATTCTAGTGAACGGATCCATGGCGTTTGCTCCCACAACAATAGCACCTACTGAAAATGCACATGTTAAGCCAAAGACAACCCTGAGCGT carries:
- the LOC121421063 gene encoding ADP-ribosylation factor 2: MGAFQSLFKNLFGKKEMRILMVGLDAAGKTTILYKLKLGEIVTTIPTIGFNVETVEYKNISFTVWDVGGQDKIRPLWRHYFQNTQGLIFVIDSNDRERMVEAKDELHRMLNEDELRDAVLLVFANKQDLPNAANASEITENLGLKSLHNRKWFIQSTCATSGDGLYEGLDWLSRELKN